The following proteins are encoded in a genomic region of Pseudophryne corroboree isolate aPseCor3 chromosome 3 unlocalized genomic scaffold, aPseCor3.hap2 SUPER_3_unloc_21, whole genome shotgun sequence:
- the LOC134983700 gene encoding oocyte zinc finger protein XlCOF6.1-like, which translates to MLSPDCDIKDNDSREDSPGDNPITPVIHPALSADPCDPGKCSPDHSDIGASVTALRVDSVFPCSIDAKCFTQNTKRINPHTGKTSEKAFPCSECEKSFTYKSYLLRHNRSHTGEKPFPCSECGKGFAHRSQLATHQQSHTGEKAFPCSECGKCFAHKSVLVKHHRSHTGEKPFPCSECGKCFALKSYLVKHHRSHTGEKPFSCSECGKSFTWKSKLVVHQRSHTGEKPFPCSECGKCCVSKSELVTHLRSHTGEKPFPCSECGKCFACKSHLVIHQRCHTAEKPFPCSECGKCFTRKSYLVTHQRIHTGDQPFSCSECGKSFTWKSKLVTHQQSHTGEKAFPCSECGKGFAHKSHLVTHQRSHTGEKPFSCAECGKCFTQKSNLVIHHRRHTGEKPFLYSEK; encoded by the coding sequence atgttatccccggattgtgacataaaagataatgacagtagagaggattctccaggagataaccccattaccccagttatacatccagctctatcagctgatccctgtgatcctgggaaatgttctcctgatcactctgatattggtgcatctgttacagctctgagagtagattcagtgtttccctgttctatagatgccaaatgttttacacagaacaccaagcgtattaacccacacacaggtaagacaagtgagaaggcatttccatgttctgagtgtgagaaatcttttacatacaaatcatatcttcttagacataacagaagtcacacaggtgagaagccatttccatgttctgagtgtgggaaaggttttgcacacagATCACAACTTgctacccatcagcaaagtcacacaggtgagaaggcatttccatgttctgagtgtgggaaatgttttgcacacaaatcagttcttgttaaacatcatagaagtcacacaggtgagaagccatttccatgttctgagtgtgggaaatgttttgcacttaaatcatatcttgttaaacatcatagaagtcacacaggtgagaagccattttcttgctctgagtgcgggaaaagttttacctggaaatccaaacttgttgtacatcagagaagtcacacaggtgagaagccatttccatgttctgagtgtgggaaatgttgtgtaagtaaatcagaacttgttacacatctgcgcagtcacacaggtgagaaaccttttccatgttctgagtgtgggaaatgttttgcatgtaaatcacatcttgttatacatcagagatgtcacacagctgagaagccatttccatgttctgagtgtgggaaatgttttacacgtaaatcatatcttgttacacatcagagaatacacacaggtgatcagccattttcttgctctgagtgcgggaaaagttttacctggaaatccaaacttgttacccatcagcaaagtcacacaggtgagaaggcatttccatgttctgagtgtgggaaaggttttgcacacaaatcacatcttgttacacatcagcgaagtcacacaggtgagaagccattttcttgcgctgagtgcgggaaatgttttacacaaaaatcaaatcttgttatacatcacagaagacatacaggtgagaagccatttctatactctgagaaataa